Proteins encoded by one window of Sediminicoccus rosea:
- a CDS encoding cupin domain-containing protein gives MTMTLAQLLAPMPVEQFFAEYHDRQPLHLKGDPAKFAAVFSWRQINRLLDMTHAWSSHSLQLVLDGKPIPAEQYCTRATGRDSNTQLMQPVTERVREWVQKGASIVMNDVDSLTPGLASVSHAIESAGLGKAQANVYISWQSHKAFPAHYDTHDVWAVQVEGEKYWNIWEGRAEWPISHPLWRSQDQAHHEQHKGKLRAKILMKPGDLLYLPRGWYHDALAEAPASVHVAYGAHAPNGMDVMNILLERVLYEAVFRQPLPRQDGSAAAKFALTQRAGQLGARVAELAKDPKVMAVLEQYVADFRFHRGGNDLLAWRGMAAPAAGGEDAGDGGAFRVIPGGARPVRRGAEWVLKAAAGTMPLNPAEAEAAQWLLARPDITEAELKRAHPAVEAAALLGRLREAGLLAAT, from the coding sequence ATGACAATGACGCTCGCCCAATTGCTCGCGCCCATGCCGGTCGAGCAGTTCTTCGCCGAATACCATGACCGGCAGCCCCTCCACCTGAAGGGCGACCCGGCGAAATTCGCCGCCGTCTTCTCCTGGCGGCAGATCAACCGGCTGCTGGACATGACGCATGCCTGGTCCAGCCACTCGCTCCAGCTCGTGCTGGACGGCAAGCCCATACCGGCCGAGCAATACTGCACCCGCGCCACGGGCCGCGATTCGAACACCCAGCTCATGCAGCCGGTGACCGAGCGCGTGCGCGAATGGGTGCAGAAGGGCGCCAGCATCGTGATGAACGATGTGGACAGCCTGACGCCCGGCCTCGCCTCCGTCAGCCACGCGATCGAGAGCGCGGGCCTGGGGAAGGCACAGGCCAATGTCTACATCTCCTGGCAGAGCCACAAGGCCTTCCCCGCCCATTACGACACGCATGACGTCTGGGCCGTGCAGGTGGAGGGCGAGAAATACTGGAACATCTGGGAGGGCCGGGCGGAATGGCCGATCAGCCATCCGCTCTGGCGCAGCCAGGACCAGGCGCATCACGAGCAGCACAAGGGCAAGCTGCGCGCGAAGATCCTGATGAAGCCGGGCGACCTGCTCTACCTGCCGCGGGGCTGGTATCACGACGCCTTGGCCGAGGCGCCGGCCAGCGTGCACGTGGCCTATGGCGCGCATGCGCCGAACGGGATGGATGTGATGAACATCCTGCTGGAGCGCGTGCTGTATGAGGCCGTCTTCCGCCAGCCCCTGCCGCGGCAGGATGGCAGCGCGGCCGCGAAATTCGCCCTGACGCAGCGCGCCGGGCAGTTGGGCGCGCGCGTCGCCGAACTCGCAAAGGACCCCAAGGTGATGGCGGTGCTGGAGCAATATGTGGCCGACTTCCGCTTCCACCGCGGCGGCAATGACCTGCTCGCCTGGCGCGGCATGGCCGCCCCCGCCGCGGGTGGCGAGGATGCGGGCGATGGCGGCGCCTTCCGCGTCATCCCGGGCGGCGCGCGCCCCGTGCGGCGTGGCGCCGAATGGGTGCTGAAGGCCGCGGCCGGAACGATGCCGCTGAACCCGGCCGAGGCCGAGGCGGCGCAATGGCTGCTCGCCCGCCCCGACATCACCGAGGCTGAGCTGAAGCGCGCCCATCCGGCGGTGGAGGCGGCCGCGCTGCTCGGCCGCCTGCGCGAGGCCGGGCTGCTGGCCGCCACATGA
- a CDS encoding OmpA family protein, giving the protein MIRLLAILMLVSSPALAQLRDFSCVGAEQLQDGALSVDFARGADRLTPEASAALVPLAEEAKTMLDRNICVLGFAASPEGGAQTASRLAARRARAVAQQLSQLGIERDRIRAEARTRGFTTERERRGVDRRAGARVILLPPA; this is encoded by the coding sequence ATGATCCGCCTCCTCGCCATCCTCATGCTGGTTTCCTCCCCCGCGCTGGCCCAGCTGCGCGACTTCTCCTGCGTCGGCGCCGAGCAGCTGCAGGACGGCGCCCTCTCGGTGGATTTTGCCCGCGGGGCCGACCGGCTGACGCCGGAGGCCAGTGCCGCCCTCGTGCCGCTGGCCGAGGAAGCGAAGACGATGCTGGACCGCAACATCTGCGTGCTGGGCTTCGCCGCCTCGCCCGAAGGTGGCGCGCAGACGGCGAGCCGCCTGGCCGCCCGGCGGGCCCGCGCGGTGGCACAGCAGCTCTCGCAGCTCGGCATCGAGCGCGACCGCATCCGGGCCGAGGCACGCACGCGCGGCTTCACGACGGAGCGCGAGCGGCGGGGCGTGGACCGCCGCGCCGGGGCGCGCGTCATCCTGTTGCCGCCCGCATGA
- a CDS encoding Bug family tripartite tricarboxylate transporter substrate binding protein — MPSRRAVLAAPALVTGLVPLAAAAQDAFPSRALAVASGYAPGGVTDVTSRAVAERMARELGVPVVIENRVGAATAVANTHVAQARPDGYTLLMGTSTLAINPALQPNLTPREPMRELVPVGMVFRTAFALHVNPAVPARTTEEFIAYCRANPGRVNFGSSGTGAVNHLAQALLVARTGIDVVHVPFRGGAPALLELRAGRIQAMFQALLEALPTMREGSTRGLGISSRERNALVPDLPPVADAVPGFEAVFWQALFAPAGTPAPVLARLGAALRAATEDATLRSRMAEQGVDIVTGDAASVRDLLARETTMWGELIRSANIRPE; from the coding sequence ATGCCATCACGCCGCGCCGTGCTCGCCGCGCCCGCCCTCGTCACCGGCCTTGTCCCCCTCGCCGCCGCCGCGCAGGACGCCTTCCCGAGCCGTGCGCTCGCCGTCGCCTCCGGCTATGCGCCGGGCGGCGTCACGGATGTGACCAGCCGCGCCGTAGCCGAGCGCATGGCGCGCGAGCTGGGCGTGCCGGTGGTGATCGAGAATCGCGTGGGTGCGGCGACCGCGGTCGCCAACACGCATGTCGCGCAGGCGCGGCCCGATGGCTACACGCTGCTGATGGGCACCTCCACCCTCGCCATCAACCCGGCACTTCAGCCCAACCTCACGCCCCGCGAGCCGATGCGCGAACTGGTGCCCGTCGGCATGGTGTTCCGCACCGCCTTCGCGCTGCATGTGAACCCTGCCGTGCCGGCGCGCACGACGGAGGAGTTCATCGCCTATTGCCGTGCCAATCCCGGCCGCGTGAATTTCGGATCGAGCGGTACGGGGGCGGTGAACCACCTGGCCCAGGCGCTGCTGGTGGCGCGCACCGGCATCGACGTGGTGCATGTGCCCTTCCGCGGCGGTGCCCCCGCCCTGCTGGAGCTGCGCGCCGGCCGCATCCAGGCGATGTTCCAGGCCCTGCTGGAGGCCCTGCCCACCATGCGCGAGGGCAGCACGCGCGGCCTCGGCATCTCCTCGCGCGAGCGCAATGCCCTGGTGCCCGACCTGCCGCCGGTGGCCGATGCCGTACCGGGCTTCGAGGCGGTGTTCTGGCAGGCCCTGTTTGCGCCCGCCGGCACGCCGGCGCCGGTGCTGGCGCGGCTCGGCGCCGCTTTGCGCGCGGCCACCGAAGATGCGACCCTGAGGTCCCGCATGGCCGAGCAGGGGGTGGACATCGTCACCGGCGATGCGGCATCCGTGCGCGACCTGCTGGCGCGGGAGACCACCATGTGGGGCGAACTGATCCGCAGCGCCAATATTCGACCGGAGTGA
- the phnE gene encoding phosphonate ABC transporter, permease protein PhnE, giving the protein MSARMPPAEVAAWQARMPRAFGPTPQGRALRWLGGLAFLAWLIGTLWWFDVSPRRMWNGLEGLLVITRLMIPPSPGEQWVEILQGLAESLAMAFLGTFIAALIAVPLGFLGANNVVTNTLFRFSLRRVFDGFRGVDQLIWALAYVRAVGLGPLAGVLAIATADIAVLAKLYAEAIENAEKKQAEGIAAAGGSPTLIMRFGLLPQVAPVMLGHALYFFESNTRSATILGVVGAGGIGLQIAERIRVRHWDEVAFIIILMVLMVAAIDWLSGRLRRRLIGAR; this is encoded by the coding sequence ATGAGCGCACGCATGCCCCCCGCCGAGGTCGCCGCCTGGCAGGCCCGCATGCCGCGCGCCTTCGGCCCCACGCCCCAGGGCCGCGCGCTGCGCTGGCTGGGTGGCCTTGCCTTCCTCGCCTGGCTGATCGGCACGCTCTGGTGGTTCGACGTCTCGCCCCGGCGCATGTGGAACGGGCTGGAGGGGCTGCTCGTCATCACCCGGCTGATGATCCCGCCCTCGCCCGGCGAGCAATGGGTGGAGATCCTGCAGGGCCTGGCCGAGAGCCTGGCCATGGCCTTCCTTGGCACCTTCATCGCGGCCCTGATCGCCGTCCCGCTCGGTTTCCTCGGCGCCAACAACGTCGTCACGAACACGCTGTTCCGCTTCTCGCTGCGCCGCGTCTTCGACGGCTTCCGCGGGGTGGACCAGCTGATCTGGGCGCTGGCCTATGTGCGCGCGGTGGGGCTGGGCCCGCTCGCCGGCGTGCTGGCCATCGCGACGGCCGACATCGCCGTGCTGGCCAAGCTCTATGCCGAGGCGATCGAGAATGCCGAGAAGAAGCAGGCCGAGGGGATCGCCGCGGCCGGCGGCTCGCCCACGCTGATCATGCGCTTCGGCCTGCTGCCGCAGGTGGCGCCCGTCATGCTGGGCCATGCGCTTTATTTCTTCGAGAGCAACACCCGCTCGGCCACCATCCTCGGCGTCGTCGGCGCGGGCGGCATCGGGCTGCAGATCGCCGAGCGGATCCGCGTCCGCCATTGGGACGAGGTGGCCTTCATCATCATCCTGATGGTGCTGATGGTGGCCGCCATCGACTGGCTCTCGGGCCGGCTCCGCCGGCGGCTGATCGGCGCCCGCTGA
- the phnE gene encoding phosphonate ABC transporter, permease protein PhnE encodes MPSPAVAAQEAAFRDLRRQRRQATLLGLLILAACLLLAAWTSEFYPASLAAGVPRIGEYFARITPALEWDKLFAGVDTEGSLAFWFYRLDAWALLLFETAQMAALATLAGAVVALLLAFPAAKNSGAPAWAYQLSRRFLEATRTVPEIVFALIFVWAFGVGALAGILAIALHTAGALGKLFADAMENVEMRPWDGVRAAGGTWSEACRFALLPAALPDLLSYAMLRFEINLRSASVIGFVGAGGIGEELYKVISFNYYEEISAILLLIILSVMVIDMLSERLRRRVIEAVA; translated from the coding sequence ATGCCCTCGCCCGCCGTCGCGGCGCAGGAGGCCGCCTTCCGTGACCTGCGCCGCCAGCGCCGCCAGGCCACGCTGCTCGGCCTGCTGATCCTGGCCGCCTGCCTGTTGCTCGCCGCCTGGACCAGCGAGTTCTACCCCGCCTCGCTGGCCGCCGGCGTGCCGCGCATCGGCGAATACTTCGCCCGCATCACGCCGGCGCTGGAGTGGGACAAGCTCTTCGCCGGCGTGGACACCGAAGGCAGCCTCGCCTTCTGGTTCTACCGCCTGGACGCCTGGGCGCTGCTGCTCTTCGAGACGGCGCAGATGGCGGCACTCGCCACGCTGGCCGGCGCCGTCGTCGCACTGCTGCTGGCCTTCCCGGCGGCCAAGAACAGCGGGGCGCCGGCCTGGGCCTACCAGCTGTCCCGCCGCTTCCTGGAAGCGACGCGCACCGTGCCGGAGATCGTCTTCGCGCTCATCTTCGTCTGGGCCTTCGGCGTGGGCGCCCTGGCCGGCATCCTCGCCATCGCGCTCCACACGGCGGGCGCGCTCGGCAAGCTCTTCGCGGATGCAATGGAGAATGTGGAGATGCGCCCCTGGGATGGCGTGCGCGCCGCGGGCGGCACCTGGAGCGAGGCCTGCCGCTTCGCCCTCCTGCCCGCCGCCCTGCCCGACCTGCTCAGCTACGCGATGCTGCGCTTCGAGATCAATCTGCGCTCCGCCAGCGTCATCGGCTTCGTCGGCGCGGGCGGCATCGGCGAGGAGCTCTACAAGGTGATCTCCTTCAACTACTACGAGGAGATCAGCGCCATCCTGCTCCTCATCATCCTCTCGGTGATGGTGATCGACATGCTCTCCGAACGTCTCCGCCGCCGTGTCATCGAGGCCGTGGCATGA
- the phnD gene encoding phosphate/phosphite/phosphonate ABC transporter substrate-binding protein, translating into MTSGTLHRRALLGGAALLPLAAQAQPGPAWRPRRSAEGPHPMPEPGRRAWAEQVPAIRVGLMGGENEADRLGRFDGLRRLLEETFRVPVRLMPASDYAGVMQALSARQIEFAALGPSIYAAAWIDTNGGVEPILTIEQIDGSTSYVSVMLVRADSGITNLEQMRGRSLAWADPNSASGYLIPRFELRRAGVGVEPGQFFGRTGFGGGHEQAVVAMLQRQYDAAMTWASGVGEINEGFSRGNTRAMVEKGMLRMSDVRIIWQSRPIQNGPITMRTDLPAEFREDIIRFYLALPQANPAVFEQIGRGTGAGFREVRHADYEVFVEMRREEAAARRRRS; encoded by the coding sequence ATGACCAGTGGTACTCTGCATCGTCGCGCCCTGCTCGGCGGCGCGGCCCTTCTGCCCCTCGCCGCGCAGGCCCAGCCCGGGCCCGCATGGCGCCCGCGCCGCTCGGCCGAGGGTCCGCACCCCATGCCCGAGCCAGGCCGCCGCGCCTGGGCCGAGCAGGTGCCGGCCATCCGGGTTGGCCTGATGGGCGGCGAGAACGAGGCGGATCGCCTCGGCCGCTTCGACGGCCTGCGCCGTCTGCTGGAGGAGACCTTCCGCGTCCCCGTCCGCCTCATGCCGGCCAGCGATTATGCGGGCGTGATGCAGGCGCTCTCCGCCCGGCAGATCGAGTTCGCCGCGCTCGGCCCCTCCATCTACGCCGCCGCCTGGATCGACACGAATGGCGGCGTGGAGCCGATCCTCACCATCGAGCAGATCGACGGCTCCACCAGCTATGTCTCCGTCATGCTGGTCCGCGCCGACAGCGGCATCACGAATCTCGAGCAGATGCGCGGCCGCAGCCTGGCCTGGGCGGATCCCAACTCCGCCTCCGGCTACCTCATCCCGCGCTTCGAGCTGCGGCGCGCCGGCGTGGGCGTGGAGCCGGGGCAGTTCTTCGGCCGCACCGGCTTCGGCGGCGGGCATGAGCAGGCGGTGGTCGCGATGCTGCAGCGGCAATACGACGCGGCGATGACCTGGGCCTCCGGCGTGGGCGAGATCAACGAGGGATTCAGCCGCGGCAACACGCGCGCCATGGTCGAGAAGGGCATGCTCCGCATGTCCGACGTGCGGATCATCTGGCAATCGCGCCCCATCCAGAACGGGCCCATCACCATGCGCACCGACCTCCCTGCGGAATTCCGCGAGGACATCATCCGCTTCTACCTCGCCCTGCCCCAGGCCAATCCCGCCGTCTTCGAACAGATCGGCCGCGGCACCGGCGCCGGCTTCCGCGAGGTGCGCCATGCCGACTACGAGGTCTTCGTCGAGATGCGGCGCGAGGAAGCCGCCGCGCGGCGGCGGCGCTCCTGA
- the phnC gene encoding phosphonate ABC transporter ATP-binding protein: MLEIEGLTRRFGRVKAVDGVSLTVPAGQMVGVIGRSGAGKSTLLRLINRLAEPSEGRIRFEGRDVTALQGRALRDWRTGCAMIFQQFNLVQRLDVLTNVLIGRLNHRHGVMARLGSLFCQFSAEERAMALAALERFDLLSTALQRADTLSGGQQQRVAICRALMQQPRLILADEPIASLDPRNARTVMDALAEVNRRDGLTVMVNLHHLDTAREYCTRVIAMQQGRVVFDGAPAELDAARITQIYGITEAEFQAEAAAAVNATPAPGFVPQVALA, translated from the coding sequence ATGCTTGAGATCGAGGGTCTGACACGGCGCTTCGGGCGTGTGAAGGCGGTGGACGGCGTCAGCCTCACCGTGCCCGCGGGCCAGATGGTGGGCGTGATCGGCCGCTCCGGCGCGGGCAAGTCCACCCTGCTGCGCCTGATCAACCGCCTGGCCGAGCCCAGCGAGGGCCGCATCCGCTTCGAGGGGCGCGACGTGACGGCGCTGCAGGGCCGCGCCCTGCGCGACTGGCGCACCGGCTGCGCGATGATCTTCCAGCAGTTCAACCTGGTGCAACGCCTCGACGTGCTCACCAACGTGCTGATCGGGCGGCTGAACCACCGCCACGGTGTGATGGCGCGGCTGGGCTCGCTTTTCTGTCAGTTCTCGGCCGAGGAGCGCGCCATGGCGCTGGCCGCGCTCGAACGCTTCGACCTGCTCTCCACCGCGCTGCAACGCGCCGACACGCTCTCGGGCGGGCAGCAGCAGCGCGTCGCCATCTGCCGGGCGCTGATGCAGCAGCCGCGCCTGATCCTGGCCGATGAGCCGATCGCAAGCCTGGATCCGCGCAATGCGCGCACCGTGATGGATGCGCTCGCCGAGGTGAACCGGCGCGACGGGCTGACGGTGATGGTGAACCTGCATCACCTCGACACCGCCCGCGAATACTGCACGCGCGTTATCGCCATGCAGCAGGGCCGCGTCGTCTTCGACGGCGCACCCGCCGAACTGGATGCCGCGCGCATCACGCAGATCTACGGCATCACCGAGGCCGAGTTCCAGGCCGAGGCCGCCGCCGCCGTGAACGCCACGCCCGCCCCCGGCTTCGTGCCGCAGGTGGCGCTGGCCTGA